One Spinacia oleracea cultivar Varoflay chromosome 4, BTI_SOV_V1, whole genome shotgun sequence DNA segment encodes these proteins:
- the LOC130472515 gene encoding auxin-responsive protein SAUR32, with protein MKSHSQSQLCITTTNSKTHILPLSLSHTHTNYTVLHQTKRSPLFIMQHDDRKSGSTSGKVKKGFLAVQVGLEHDQEFHLHNNNNSNIEYYNSTKDELQKFVIPIWYLYHPLFIGLLDRAREVYGYHVDGPLRLPIPVDDFIHLRWMIEKENHPSSGGSSRRDDDHHQHHHQYSYHAPSFRSC; from the coding sequence ATGAAATCACACTCACAATCACAACTTTGTATCACCACCACCAACTCAAAAACACACATTCTACCCCTCTCTctatcacacacacacacaaattaTACTGTTTTACatcaaaccaaacggagccctCTGTTCATCATGCAACACGACGACAGGAAAAGCGGCAGCACTAGCGGCAAGGTGAAGAAGGGGTTTCTAGCCGTACAAGTTGGCTTAGAACATGATCAAGAATTTCATCttcataataacaataatagtaatattgaGTACTACAATAGTACAAAAGATGAGTTGCAAAAATTTGTTATTCCAATATGGTACTTGTACCACCCTCTATTCATTGGTCTTCTTGACCGCGCTAGAGAAGTTTACGGCTACCACGTCGACGGTCCTTTGCGGCTGCCTATTCCCGTCGACGATTTTATTCATCTCCGGTGGATGATCGAGAAGGAGAACCACCCTAGTAGTGGTGGTTCTTCACGGCGGGACGATGaccaccaccaacaccaccaCCAGTATTCTTATCATGCGCCCTCATTTCGCTCTTGTTAG